TTCCAATTATACTGGATGATGAAGCAGTCAATATCAACTTCCTCAACAGCTCAGAGCACACAGTCTTTCCTCCCAAAAAATTTTCGCTTCCCTCCTCTTCAATTTGAAGTTGCTGAAGTTGTTTTCCGGCATGCAAAATAGCTTGAATAACTGCAATGAACTGTACAATCCCATTATTGAAAACTGAACCAGCTAGGCGAAGAGAACTATATCACTAGCTTATTTATTATATGATTCATgtattcattatatatatactataattaattaattattatataTGACAAGGTCAATTAAACCAGAAGACATCAAATTGATGATTTACAAACAGAATGGCAGGATAGAGAAGAACCCCTGCATCACCTCAGATGGAGTGGCAGTCCGATGAAAGATCCTTGTTATCCCACGCTGAATATCAGGTAACCTTCCCAGAGTTGTAAGAACTGAAGAAAGTATATAATTGAACTCTGGTTTCAAGATTGTTACGTGACAATCATCTGCATCTCCCCCTTTAATAATCTGACAAGCTTTAGATGACCCCATGGATTCTGCAATCTCAGAAACAGCATCAAGACGAGCAGAAATCATGTTTCTATCACATAAAGGGTGAGTTACCTGTACCATGCAACAGAACTATCAACTACtgaataaatgaaaaactaaaatCTAAATAGAAACAATAAACAATTTGCATGACCACCATACCCAGTGTCTAAGAAGCCTTGAACCATATATGGTAAGAGTATGATTCATACACTGCAGCAAGGAGCCAGACTCAGACCCATCATTGCTGTTCTTCAATACCTATGGGCATGTTTCCCTAATGTCAAAATAAGGtatgaaaaagaaatttaaGAAGAGGAAAAACTATTGCAGCTTTCAGAATATAGGAAAAGCATCATTTCTATATCATGGCAATTACATTACGACAAACAAGACAAGGCTCcaaatttggaaagtttctgACTCTGCCAACCAAGTAGCAACATGTAATAGTTCTCTGAAATAGTTTGTATTACATTCTTTTCACAAATATTGATCAATAAATTCAACTTTAACACATTGACTACTGAAAATAATTGAATAGATGACACGGATTTATGACTGCCAACAGATCCATGTGCGTTGGAGCCTATTGCAATTAGTATAAGTAAATTCCATGACTCGTTGCGAAAGTGGACAACTGGCTGTCATCCTAATATATCAGGTTTGTACAACTGTACATATATCAGTTGGTATTTTGAAATCTCAAAATATTGATTATTGAAAATACTAAAGATACCTCTAGTTGTTGAAGTGCATTGGCTGAGAGAGTCATTTCCATGTTGCTTGAGAATGGCCTGAAAGAAGCTCCCAGGTGAAGGATCCTTTCTAAACCAAATTGCTTCAGATGACGAATAGTTAGGGCCAGTGCTTGGACTGCCAAATTTGGCAACTTCATGATTCCCTTAAAAACAGAGGGAAAAAACATAAGAGTTGAGGACAAGAAGTGCAATAACAAGAAATACGTTCCACAGGTGTGGTGTATGGACCTTATAGTCGAATAATGCAAGATACTAGCATAACATGAATGGGAACCTACTGCCTAATGGTAAAATGAATggcaaagaaacaaacaaaaggtTCTAAATCACATAATATATCAAAAAATAGAATACCTCAATTCCCATGTGATGATTACCCTTTTCTATAACCTCTGAATTTATCCTTGTTTGATCGCCTAAATTATCTTCATCCATGTTTTCATATAAAGACATTACTTCAGCCAGAGCACCACCGTCTTTGACGCAATCCCGCGAGACACGCTCCACGCGGACATTTGAAGCAGGTCCAGCAAAAGCAAGTAACATCTATATGAAAATAATCACAAACCCATCAGTCAAACTCTGTAATGCAATAAAGAGAGAATGCAAGCTTGGATAGCCATACATCTCCCTAACTTGCCTATAATCAGTACGGTTCCAAGTTCCATCATTACAGACTAACAAAGTAACAGAGATTTAGTTGCAAGTTAACATTTCTACGGCAAAAGACTATATACCTTCTCGGTTTGTTTCGAAAGAGGATCCCCAAGAAGCAACTCAGCAGGAGACAAGCTCACCACAAAAGCCTCAAGCCCACTCCTCATAAAATTATCACTAAACTCTCCATACACAACATCCCCAGTCGAAATCTCCACGGCAACAATCCCAATCCTAACTTCCATCCCCCCATCACCTCCACAACCCACATTCCCACTCTCATCCACCACACAAGCCAAGTAACTACTCTCCCCACCACACCCCTCCTCCCCTCCCCCCACATCCTCCGCCGCCTCCAGCGTCGCCTTCGTGTACAATGCCGACAACCCCCTCCCAAACGGGCCGCCCCGGTTCGCCCCATGGGCCTTGATCGCCGCCGTCTCGGTCTGCTTCACCACCCCCACCTTATACCCAGCACTCACCAGCCTCCTGACGTGGACATTCAGCCGGAAAGTGGGCACACTCGCCGTCAAGAAACTATGATCCATGTGTGCATAAATCCCCAAAATTCTCGCCGCGATTTCCGCATCTTCTCCGAAAAACCGGTACCTGTAACCGACTTCCACCATGAGAAGCACGTCAGAGTACCTCTTTTTCAGGTCGACGACCTGCCGCTCCAAAGGTGTCAGATTAGGGTTTGAGGGATTGGGGGTGGAAGAAGGCTGGGGGATGTTGGTGGAGGGTTCTAGGAGCTTCTGGAGGAATCTCTGGTGGAGGGAGGGATTGGGTGTGGGTGTGGGGGGTATAGGGTTGTGGGTGTGGGGAGAGAGCTTGGGGAGTTTGGTGGGTTTTGGGGAAGAGGTGAGTTGGGAGGAGAGGAGGCGCTTGGAGGGTGAGTAGGTGACGGTGGCTGTGATTTTGGGCGGTGGCGTTGGTGGGTTGTTAGGGTTTAAGGGTggggcagaagaagaagaagaggatggagGGTTTTGGGGTTTGGACTTGGGCGCGAAGAAGCGCGATAATACTTGCTGCTTTTGCTTTCCCATTGGGGAATTTGCAGCGATGGTTTTTGGGGGTTTGGGGAGTGAAGAGAGTGATGAAGAAGGAGGGACGGTTTTGTTGATTTGGCGCGCTCGGTTCAGGTCGCAATGTCGTGTTGGATTGGAAAAGCGACATGTCGTATGTGTACTAACTATGAAATTCAAAATGCATTTTTTAGGGCTCAATATTTCTACCACACGCATACAGAACTTAAGAAGTCGAAGTTAACAGCTTGAAGACCATATGTTCCCTACTAGTCAAATTGTTATGATGAAATGATGTGTATCTGTCTGCCATAAAGTTAGTCTCATTAGACAGGATGCTTAAATATGATATTATCGATTTCAATCATAATTTTGAAAAAGTGACATGAATGATTTGAAGTTACTaattaatcataacatgttatGTTGTACAACACAAGAATATTTTTGTATATGTATAAAGTAATAGAGAAGTATATACAGTAGTTTACTTTACTCATCTAATTATTCTTGTTCTAATTTCTTTGATTTAACGAATACCTTAACGTGATTTATT
This portion of the Rosa chinensis cultivar Old Blush chromosome 1, RchiOBHm-V2, whole genome shotgun sequence genome encodes:
- the LOC112176623 gene encoding DNA mismatch repair protein MSH3 isoform X2, with the protein product MRVVEILSPKKCILNFIVSTHTTCRFSNPTRHCDLNRARQINKTVPPSSSLSSLPKPPKTIAANSPMGKQKQQVLSRFFAPKSKPQNPPSSSSSSAPPLNPNNPPTPPPKITATVTYSPSKRLLSSQLTSSPKPTKLPKLSPHTHNPIPPTPTPNPSLHQRFLQKLLEPSTNIPQPSSTPNPSNPNLTPLERQVVDLKKRYSDVLLMVEVGYRYRFFGEDAEIAARILGIYAHMDHSFLTASVPTFRLNVHVRRLVSAGYKVGVVKQTETAAIKAHGANRGGPFGRGLSALYTKATLEAAEDVGGGEEGCGGESSYLACVVDESGNVGCGGDGGMEVRIGIVAVEISTGDVVYGEFSDNFMRSGLEAFVVSLSPAELLLGDPLSKQTEKMLLAFAGPASNVRVERVSRDCVKDGGALAEVMSLYENMDEDNLGDQTRINSEVIEKGNHHMGIEGIMKLPNLAVQALALTIRHLKQFGLERILHLGASFRPFSSNMEMTLSANALQQLEVTHPLCDRNMISARLDAVSEIAESMGSSKACQIIKGGDADDCHVTILKPEFNYILSSVLTTLGRLPDIQRGITRIFHRTATPSEFIAVIQAILHAGKQLQQLQIEEEGSENFLGGKTVCSELLRKLILTASSSSIIGNAAKLLSTLNKEAADQQDLQNLITISDGQFPEVAKARKEVQLANEKLNSLIGLYRKQLGMRKLEFMSVSGTTHLIELAVDVKVPSTWVKINSTKKTVRYHPPDVLTALDHLALAKEELTVACRAAWDSFLSGFSKYYAEYQAAIQALASLDCLHSLAVLSRNKNYVRPVFVYDDEPVQIHICSGRHPVLETTLQDNFVPNDTDLHTDREYCQIITGPNMGGKSCYIRQVALIAIMAQVGSFVPASLAKLHVLDGIYTRMGASDSIQQGRSTFLEELSEASHILHNCTARSLVIIDELGRGTSTHDGVAIAYATLHHLLQQKRCMVLFVTHYPKIASIRTEFPGSVGAYHVSYLTSERDRGTVDMTSENEDVTYLYKLVPGVSERSFGFKVAELAQLPSSCIRRATFMADRLEAVVRSRERNRYGNKRLLKSLTIDQKEEVQEEMLGSPTNVCGRENQVKEDKIGGEYKEFFLNLKTAISSDDLTKSIQYLNHARSIAQELVSR
- the LOC112176623 gene encoding DNA mismatch repair protein MSH3 isoform X1 produces the protein MRVVEILSPKKCILNFIVSTHTTCRFSNPTRHCDLNRARQINKTVPPSSSLSSLPKPPKTIAANSPMGKQKQQVLSRFFAPKSKPQNPPSSSSSSAPPLNPNNPPTPPPKITATVTYSPSKRLLSSQLTSSPKPTKLPKLSPHTHNPIPPTPTPNPSLHQRFLQKLLEPSTNIPQPSSTPNPSNPNLTPLERQVVDLKKRYSDVLLMVEVGYRYRFFGEDAEIAARILGIYAHMDHSFLTASVPTFRLNVHVRRLVSAGYKVGVVKQTETAAIKAHGANRGGPFGRGLSALYTKATLEAAEDVGGGEEGCGGESSYLACVVDESGNVGCGGDGGMEVRIGIVAVEISTGDVVYGEFSDNFMRSGLEAFVVSLSPAELLLGDPLSKQTEKMLLAFAGPASNVRVERVSRDCVKDGGALAEVMSLYENMDEDNLGDQTRINSEVIEKGNHHMGIEGIMKLPNLAVQALALTIRHLKQFGLERILHLGASFRPFSSNMEMTLSANALQQLEVLKNSNDGSESGSLLQCMNHTLTIYGSRLLRHWVTHPLCDRNMISARLDAVSEIAESMGSSKACQIIKGGDADDCHVTILKPEFNYILSSVLTTLGRLPDIQRGITRIFHRTATPSEFIAVIQAILHAGKQLQQLQIEEEGSENFLGGKTVCSELLRKLILTASSSSIIGNAAKLLSTLNKEAADQQDLQNLITISDGQFPEVAKARKEVQLANEKLNSLIGLYRKQLGMRKLEFMSVSGTTHLIELAVDVKVPSTWVKINSTKKTVRYHPPDVLTALDHLALAKEELTVACRAAWDSFLSGFSKYYAEYQAAIQALASLDCLHSLAVLSRNKNYVRPVFVYDDEPVQIHICSGRHPVLETTLQDNFVPNDTDLHTDREYCQIITGPNMGGKSCYIRQVALIAIMAQVGSFVPASLAKLHVLDGIYTRMGASDSIQQGRSTFLEELSEASHILHNCTARSLVIIDELGRGTSTHDGVAIAYATLHHLLQQKRCMVLFVTHYPKIASIRTEFPGSVGAYHVSYLTSERDRGTVDMTSENEDVTYLYKLVPGVSERSFGFKVAELAQLPSSCIRRATFMADRLEAVVRSRERNRYGNKRLLKSLTIDQKEEVQEEMLGSPTNVCGRENQVKEDKIGGEYKEFFLNLKTAISSDDLTKSIQYLNHARSIAQELVSR